A genomic region of Arvicola amphibius chromosome X, mArvAmp1.2, whole genome shotgun sequence contains the following coding sequences:
- the Tspyl2 gene encoding testis-specific Y-encoded-like protein 2, which yields MDRPDEGPPAKTPRLSSSEPCQRDLPPPPPPPLLRLPLPPPQQRPRPQEETEAAQVLADMRGVGPTLPPPLPYVILEEGGIRAYFTLDTESPGWDPAMESGFGEPPPTGIMETLPSSETSGGSLEIDFQVGEPSSLAGEKALETCSLGGWGPQMLVGPKRKEEAVIIVEDEDEDEKESMRRRLRWRRRRRRMQRMAKESRERSAQRLESILQALESIQMDLEAVNIKAGKAFLRLKRKFIQMRRPFLERRDLIIQHIPGFWVKAFLNHPKISILINQRDEDIFRYLTNLQVQDLRHISMGYKMKLYFQTNPYFTNTVIVKEFQRNRSGRLVSHSTPIRWHRGQEPQAHKRRNYDTRESFFNWFSNHSLPEADRIAEIIKNDLWVNPVRYYMRGTGYRTSRKKYERRHRRFRNAYEMVIMDDTHHPYAIGDILSEISEIDDITDSETFHDIKISDFMETTDYFETTDNEVTDVNETLCDSENPDRNEGPNNKIIDNKESHATSTDDSSDTPEEKNTYDSEDSNTEKADGDDNLGDNQQGNNIQESSDSDNGDEGSDDEDNDGNEGDSEGSDDDGNEGDNEGSDDDDRDIKYYKSGIEVFDKTLENSTNQDDYEEEVEIISEESMQEEEEEASEEGQLSEVSYEEEHIFKEEESELNSEDSDIQEVLPVPNAWASLGKKGKMG from the exons ATGGACCGCCCGGATGAGGGGCCTCCGGCCAAGACCCCCCGCCTGAGCAGCTCGGAACCCTGTCAGCGCGACCTGCCGCCCCCGCCACCCCCGCCGCTCCTGCgactgcccctgcctccaccccagcAGCGTCCGAGACCCCAGGAAGAAACCGAGGCTGCACAGGTGCTGGCTGACATGAGGGGGGTGGGCCCCACGCTGCCCCCACCACTGCCCTATGTCATTCTCGAGGAGGGAGGGATCCGCGCGTATTTCACCCTGGATACTGAGAGTCCCGGCTGGGATCCTGCAATGGAATCAGGATTCGGGGAGCCCCCTCCCACAGGGATCATGGAAACACTCCCCTCTTCAGAAACCTCGGGGGGAAGCCTGGAAATTGACTTTCAGGTTGGAGAGCCCAGCAGCCTTGCTGGAGAGAAGGCCCTAGAAACCTGTAGCTTAGGGGGGTGGGGGCCCCAGATGTTAGTAGGtccaaagaggaaggaagaggctgtCATTATAGTggaagatgaggatgaggatgaaaaGGAAAGTATGAGGAGGCGGCTGCGATGgcgcaggaggaggaggaggatgcagaGGATGGCGAAGGAGAGCCGAGAGAGGAGTGCCCAGAGGTTGGAAAGCATACTGCAGGCCCTGGAGAGCATTCAAATGGACCTGGAGGCGGTGAACATCAAGGCAGGCAAGGCCTTCCTGCGTCTCAAGCGCAAATTCATCCAGATGCGAAGACCCTTTTTGGAGCGCAGAGATCTCATCATCCAGCACATTCCAGGCTTCTGGGTCAAAGCA TTCCTCAACCACCCCAAAATTTCAATCTTGATCAACCAACGTGATGAAGACATTTTCCGCTACTTGACCAATCTTCAG GTACAGGATCTCAGACATATCTCCATGGGCTACAAGATGAAGCTGTACTTCCAGACCAACCCATACTTTACAAACACGGTGATCGTCAAGGAGTTCCAGCGCAATCGCTCAG gTCGGCTGGTGTCTCATTCTACCCCGATACGTTGGCACCGAGGCCAGGAACCCCAGGCCCATAAGCGCAGGAACTACGACACCAGAGAAAGCTTCTTCAACTGGTTTTCCAACCACAGCCTCCCAGAAGCTGACAGAATTGCTGAG ATTATCAAGAATGACCTATGGGTTAACCCAGTACGCTACTACATGAGAGGAACTGGCTACAGGACaagcagaaagaaatatgaaagaAGGCACAG GAGATTCAGGAATGCATATGAAATGGTGATCATGGATGACACTCATCACCCTTATGCCATTGGAGACATTCTCAGTGAAATCTCAGAAATTGATGATATCACTGACAGTGAGACCTTTCATGACATCAAGATCTCTGACTTCATGGAGACCACCGACTACTTTGAGACCACTGATAATGAGGTAACTGACGTCAATGAGACCCTGTGTGACAGCGAGAACCCTGACCGTAATGAGGGCCCCAACAATAAGATCATTGACAACAAAGAGAGCCATGCTACAAGTACAGATGACAGCAGTGACACCCCAGAAGAAAAGAACACCTATGACAGTGAGGATTCCAACACTGAGAAAGCTGATGGTGACGACAACCTAGGTGACAATCAGCAGGGTAATAACATCCAAGAGAGCAGTGATAGTGACAATGGAGATGAGGGCAGTGATGATGAAGATAATGATGGTAATGAAGGTGACAGTGAGGGCAGCGATGATGATGGCAATGAGGGTGACAACGAGGgcagtgatgatgatgacaggGACATTAAGTACTATAAGAGCGGCATTGAAGTCTTTGATAAGACTCTGGAGAACAGCACCAACCAGGATGACTATGAGGAGGAGGTCGAAATCATCTCTGAAGAATCAatgcaggaagaagaggaggaggccagTGAGGAAG GTCAACTAAGCGAGGTCAGCTACGAAGAGGAGCACATCTTTAAGGAGGAAGAAAGTGAACTTAACTCAGAAGATTCTGATATCCAGGAGGTGTTGCCGGTCCCAAACGCGTGGGCCAgcctgggaaagaaagggaaaatgggaTAA
- the Gpr173 gene encoding probable G-protein coupled receptor 173, whose protein sequence is MANTTGEPEEVSGTLSLPSASAYVKLVLLGLIMCVSLAGNAILSLLVLKERALHKAPYYFLLDLCLADGIRSAICFPFVLASVRHGSSWTFSALSCKIVAFMAVLFCFHAAFMLFCISITRYMAIAHHRFYAKRMTLWTCAAVICMAWTLSVAMAFPPVFDVGTYKFIREEDQCIFEHRYFKANDTLGFMLMLAVLMAATHAVYGKLLLFEYRHRKMKPVQMVPAISQNWTFHGPGATGQAAANWIAGFGRGPMPPTLLGIRQNGHAASRRLLGMDEVKGEKQLGRMFYAITLLFLLLWSPYIVACYWRVFVKACTVPHRYLATAVWMSFAQAAVNPIVCFLLNKDLKKCLRTHAPCWGTGGAPAPREPYCVM, encoded by the coding sequence ATGGCCAACACCACCGGAGAGCCTGAAGAGGTGAGCGGCACACTGTCCCTGCCATCAGCATCGGCTTACGTGAAGCTGGTGCTGCTGGGACTGATCATGTGTGTAAGCCTGGCAGGCAATGCCATCTTGTCCCTGCTGGTGCTCAAGGAGCGTGCCTTGCACAAGGCTCCTTACTACTTTCTGCTGGACCTGTGCCTAGCTGATGGCATACGCTCTGCCATCTGCTTCCCCTTTGTACTGGCTTCTGTGCGCCATGGCTCCTCATGGACCTTCAGTGCACTCAGTTGTAAGATTGTGGCCTTCATGGCTGTGCTCTTTTGCTTCCATGCGGCCTTCATGCTGTTCTGCATCAGCATCACCCGCTACATGGCCATCGCCCACCACCGCTTCTATGCCAAGCGCATGACACTCTGGACATGCGCAGCTGTCATCTGCATGGCCTGGACCTTGTCTGTGGCCATGGCTTTCCCACCTGTCTTTGATGTGGGCACCTACAAGTTTATCCGAGAGGAAGACCAGTGCATCTTTGAGCATCGCTACTTCAAAGCAAATGACACACTGGGCTTTATGCTTATGTTGGCCGTGCTCATGGCAGCCACACATGCTGTCTATGGCAAGCTGCTACTCTTCGAGTATCGTCACCGCAAGATGAAGCCAGTGCAGATGGTGCCAGCCATCAGCCAAAACTGGACATTCCATGGCCCTGGGGCTACTGGCCAGGCTGCTGCCAACTGGATCGCTGGCTTTGGCCGTGGGCCCATGCCACCAACTCTGCTGGGTATCCGGCAGAATGGGCATGCAGCTAGCCGGCGGCTACTGGGCATGGACGAGGTCAAGGGTGAAAAGCAGTTGGGCCGAATGTTCTACGCGATTACActgctctttctgctcctctggtCGCCATACATCGTGGCCTGCTACTGGCGAGTGTTTGTGAAAGCCTGCACTGTGCCCCACCGCTACCTGGCCACTGCTGTTTGGATGAGCTTCGCCCAGGCTGCCGTCAACCCAATTGTCTGCTTCCTGCTTAACAAGGACCTCAAGAAGTGCCTGAGGACTCATGCCCCTTGCTGGGGCACAGGAGGTGCCCCAGCTCCCAGGGAACCCTACTGTGTcatgtga